Sequence from the Arthrobacter pigmenti genome:
AGCCTGAACCTGCGGCTGTACCTGTACCTGCGGGGCAGCCTGAACCTGGACCTGCGGAGCTGCCTGCACCTGGACGGGTGCGGGAGCCGGTGCAGCTGGGATCGGGGTGGGGTTGGCGCCGGCGGTCAGGCCAAGCTTTGCGGAGCAGGCGGGCCATGCGCCCCAGCCCTGTCCGGCGAGAACACGCTCGGCAACAGCGATCTGCTGCTCACGGCTGGCGTTCTGGGGAGCACCCTGGCCACCGAAGGCAGCCCAGGTGGACGGGGTGAACTGCAGGCCGCCGGAGAATCCGTTGCCGGTATTGATGGCCCAGTTGCCACCGCTTTCGCACTGTGCAAGGGCGTCCCAGGTGCTGGCGGGGGCAGCGTTTGCTGCGCCGGCGGATGCACCGAGACCGACGCCGACGAGGGCGGCAGCTGCAAGGCCGCGGCGCGCGTTAAGGCTAAGTTTCTGGTTCTTCATGGGGGTACGATGCTCCAAAAGGCCACCTGCACTCGTTCCGTCCCCGGAC
This genomic interval carries:
- a CDS encoding transglycosylase family protein — protein: MKNQKLSLNARRGLAAAALVGVGLGASAGAANAAPASTWDALAQCESGGNWAINTGNGFSGGLQFTPSTWAAFGGQGAPQNASREQQIAVAERVLAGQGWGAWPACSAKLGLTAGANPTPIPAAPAPAPVQVQAAPQVQVQAAPQVQVQPQVQAPAPVVEAPAPVVQAPVVEAPAASGETYTIQSGDTLSTIADKLGVEGGWQALYELNADTLIHADLIFTGDVLQLPA